From Anopheles arabiensis isolate DONGOLA chromosome 3, AaraD3, whole genome shotgun sequence, a single genomic window includes:
- the LOC120905112 gene encoding Ig-like and fibronectin type-III domain-containing protein 1, translating into MASGHVRYLLPSVLLAVLLCGDAGQAADPVGTGGPSLVHVGEDALLTCVVMTPYNNDTVLWRKGPHEILSAGMNRVTGDRRISVLHDDSPKGRTPLGGDVWVLLIKETRLNDSDVYVCEVNSDPIVRSFHPLTVRQPKKKTATTSRNATDSPSTTSSPSTASPEGAGATSEADEEDDSSSDVYTDSEEEVSPDGVPLVTHDFTDCCHANNVSDACMGFCVLHNILDGSAGAEPEQCERDFPNIVRCMADGRNHVPCCVEKGIPDLCQDMCRGEYTPFTDLLKSRVSCVQHTLPGLQCILDNIQRLPSEPQSVSVEPLTERSLQVSWQAPERLGGSVKYYQINATRLHAFDQDYLANATSAEGGGLVTLQVSADQTTAVLSNLTPFTMYTVTVSAHNDHGSSLPSMRIRALTLEGGVVSKQTSVAVVPVLPDVRGCCMKKGITHRTCLEKMCDPVKADFTEVPDLMVCAPWANITFACLANNIDHTPCCKSRGIPEGCLSFCSGTVKAINFNYFKCLQYMSEYSSCLLQGYGVLSGPPSKLKAPLIASHFVVLEWKPPKILPDTVTAYHLHYRRLGSGEEYSVLEKDQAPVIVEDLEAATYYEAFVVAVNAHGKGGPSPRLVFQTKRDVTAEPAHTHYNISACCHASGLLPQCAPLCSYDAKMSDIQKLGNTCRGQIGTIVRCSAGGRDHTACCARRAVPPKCQSLCRGVITSSPADCLPFAGNIIQCFEEGIGHIPAPVEDLHVTSVTNTSISLAWVPSELDANSTENKPSDYLVQYGKVNNMTMYETVIKLEHELNTTETDIELKDLEPKALYRITVVSRGEHGTSLPSSMLLINTSRTDSASTVYGAPSPPHSLAVSAHSATWITVSWQPPEFSHPHESITYRVIHKVANNYTVIDTRLLWVRVNNLLPNTQHIVYVVAIGSKGTSLPSETLVAWTDPALPAYVDPPTVHPSDIITEGGSMTILCLAMGNPAPTISLYVGGHLVRQDTSRHMITVIHNVTTDMEHISCYADNGYGIPMQAAKKVNISFAPRIQASGITVASVGESVDLKCTIRARPIPKTMFWRDHDGRVPVIQGGNYDMSMKNDVDDNSLYVMTLTIAKLSSQDVGDYFCHAENALGSSTRAVSVRIRNTAASSNISECCAAQNVSAACMSACSFYIDIESVIDRPECIVDFDKLMRCAADGSDHRGCCASKDVPRRCLNWCRGEPITPPGICALQHTRTIVGCFQENRERLPGPPQNLKVQVLSDEEVLIRWDPPAKNPSTVEGYRVFWHDLEPVTDNLSNVINGLATSRLDAKETSIKLEGLKPHVMYELVIKAGNHLGASVLSEPLRFTLGDQHITSASHGTNAGVVSGIVAGLLAIVLAIAALFVVKRGKFGPKQANGGVAFENPSYLREMNVEHVQIPAVSGPGVGNGADWRQESLHAAANGTATTGLNHDNAVVPMATEVNPSLYEELKLGHDRAGFKRLVS; encoded by the exons CACCCAAGGGCAGAACGCCACTCGGCGGTGACGTATGGGTGCTGCTCATCAAGGAAACGCGCctgaacgattccgacgtGTACGTGTGCGAGGTGAACAGTGACCCGATTGTAAGGAGCTTCCACCCACTAACAG TGCGACAGCCGAAGAAGAAAACGGCCACCACCAGCCGGAACGCAACCGACTCGCCGAGCACCACGTCGTCCCCGTCAACAGCGTCCCCCGAAGGGGCCGGTGCCACCTCGGAAgcggacgaggaggacgattCCTCGTCGGACGTGTACACCGACTCGGAGGAGGAGGTCAGCCCGGACGGTGTGCCGCTGGTGACGCACGATTTCACCGACTGCTGCCACGCGAACAACGTGTCGGACGCGTGCATGGGCTTCTGCGTGCTGCACAACATCCTGGACGGATCGGCGGGCGCCGAGCCGGAACAGTGCGAGCGGGACTTCCCGAACATCGTGCGGTGCATGGCGGACGGGCGCAACCACGTGCCGTGCTGTGTGGAGAAGGGCATACCGGACCTGTGCCAGGACATGTGCCGCGGCGAGTACACACCGTTCACCGATCTGCTCAAGTCGCGCGTCTCCTGCGTACAGCACACGCTGCCCGGGCTGCAGTGCATACTGGACAACATACAGCGCCTGCCGTCGGAACCGCAGTCCGTGTCGGTGGAACCGCTGACCGAGCGGTCGCTGCAGGTTAGCTGGCAGGCGCCGGAGCGGCTGGGTGGGAGTGTGAAGTACTACCAGATCAATGCCACCCGGCTGCACGCGTTCGATCAGGACTATTTGGCGAATGCGACGAGCGCGGAGGGCGGCGGCCTGGTGACGCTGCAGGTGTCGGCCGACCAGACGACGGCCGTCCTGTCCAACCTGACGCCCTTCACGATGTACACGGTGACGGTGAGCGCGCACAACGATCACGGCTCGAGCCTGCCCAGCATGCGGATCCGTGCGCTGACGCTAGAGGGTGGCGTCGTTAGCAAGCAGACGAGTGTGGCCGTCGTACCGGTTCTGCCAG ATGTACGCGGCTGCTGCATGAAGAAGGGCATCACGCACCGGACCTGCCTGGAGAAGATGTGCGATCCGGTCAAGGCGGACTTCACCGAGGTGCCCGACCTGATGGTTTGCGCACCGTGGGCCAACATCACCTTTGCCTGCCTGGCGAACAATATCGACCACACGCCGTGCTGCAAGAGCCGTGGCATCCCCGAGGGTTGCCTTTCCTTCTGCTCCGGCACTGTGAAGGCGATCAACTTCAACTACTTCAAGTGTCTGCAGTACATGTCCGAGTACAGTAGCTGCCTGCTGCAGGGGTACGGCGTGCTCTCCGGGCCTCCCTCGAAACTGAAAGCCCCCCTAATCGCCAGCCACTTTGTCGTGCTGGAATGGAAGCCTCCCAAGATCCTGCCCGACACGGTCACCGCGTACCATCTGCACTATCGCCGGCTCGGCAGTGGGGAGGAGTACAGCGTGCTGGAGAAAGATCAAGCCCCGGTCATTGTGGAGGATCTGGAGGCGGCCACATACTACGAAGCGTTCGTCGTGGCGGTGAATGCGCACGGCAAGGGCGGCCCCTCGCCGCGCCTGGTGTTCCAGACGAAGCGTGACGTGACGGCGGAACCGGCCCACACACACTACAACATATCGGCGTGCTGTCACGCTTCCGGATTGCTGCCCCAGTGTGCTCCACTGTGTAGTTACGATGCCAAGATGTCGGACATCCAGAAGCTGGGCAATACGTGTCGCGGCCAGATTGGTACCATTGTGCGCTGCAGTGCTGGTGGGCGTGATCATACGGCCTGCTGTGCCCGCCGTGCCGTTCCACCCAAGTGTCAGTCGCTGTGCCGCGGGGTGATTACGAGCTCACCGGCCGATTGTTTACCCTTCGCGGGGAACATCATTCAGTGCTTCGAGGAGGGCATTGGACACATTCCGGCGCCGGTGGAGGACCTGCACGTAACGTCCGTCACGAACACGTCGATCTCGCTTGCCTGGGTGCCGTCCGAGCTGGATGCGAACAGTACGGAAAACAAACCGTCCGACTATCTCGTCCAGTACGGCAAGGTGAACAACATGACCATGTACGAAACTGTGATCAAGCTGGAGCAT GAACTCAACACCACCGAAACGGACATCGAGCTGAAAGATCTTGAGCCGAAAGCACTGTACCGCATTACGGTAGTGTCGCGCGGCGAGCACGGCACATCCCTTCCCTCGTCCATGCTGCTGATCAACACGTCCCGCACCGATTCGGCCAGCACGGTGTACGGTGCTCCGTCGCCACCGCACTCGCTGGCAGTGTCCGCGCACAGCGCCACCTGGATCACGGTGTCCTGGCAGCCGCCCGAGTTCTCCCACCCGCACGAAAGCATCACCTATCGCGTCATACACAAGGTGGCGAACAACTACACCGTGATCGATACGCGGCTGCTGTGGGTGCGCGTTAACAACCTGCTGCCGAACACGCAGCACATCGTGTACGTGGTGGCGATCGGGTCCAAGGGCACCAGCCTGCCGTCGGAGACGCTCGTCGCCTGGACGGATCCGGCCCTGCCCGCCTATGTGGAT CCCCCGACGGTACATCCGTCCGACATCATCACCGAGGGCGGCTCCATGACGATACTCTGCCTAGCGATGGGCAATCCGGCGCCCACCATTTCACTTTACGTCGGTGGCCACCTGGTGCGGCAGGACACCTCCCGCCACATGATCACGGTGATCCACAACGTCACGACGGATATGGAGCACATTTCCTGCTACGCCGACAACGGTTACGGCATCCCGATGCAGGCTGCGAAGAAGGTCAACATAAGCT TTGCACCACGCATTCAAGCTTCGGGCATTACGGTGGCATCGGTGGGCGAGTCCGTGGACCTCAAGTGTACGATCCGTGCCCGTCCCATCCCGAAAACTATGTTCTGGCGGGATCACGATGGACGCGTACCGGTGATTCAGGGCGGCAACTATGACATGTCGATGAAGAATGACGTCGAT GACAACTCTCTGTACGTGATGACGCTGACAATCGCGAAGCTAAGCTCGCAGGACGTGGGCGATTACTTCTGCCACGCGGAGAACGCGCTCGGCTCGTCCACCCGTGCCGTCTCGGTGCGCATCCGCAACACGGCTGCGTCGTCGAACATTTCCGAGTGCTGCGCGGCGCAGAACGTGTCGGCCGCGTGCATGAGCGCCTGCTCGTTCTACATCGACATCGAGAGCGTGATCGACCGGCCGGAGTGCATCGTGGACTTTGACAAGCTGATGCGGTGTGCGGCGGACGGGTCGGACCACCGGGGCTGCTGTGCGTCGAAGGATGTGCCGCGCCGCTGCCTGAACTGGTGCCGCGGCGAGCCGATCACGCCGCCCGGCATCTGTGCGCTGCAGCACACGCGCACGATCGTCGGCTGCTTCCAGGAGAACCGGGAGCGGCTGCCGGGACCACCGCAGAACCTGAAGGTGCAGGTGCTGAGCGACGAGGAGGTGCTGATTCG GTGGGATCCGCCGGCCAAGAACCCCAGCACGGTCGAAGGCTACCGAGTGTTCTGGCACGATCTGGAACCGGTCACCGACAACCTGTCGAACGTGATCAACGGGCTCGCAACGAGCCGGCTGGACGCGAAGGAGACGAGCATCAAGCTGGAGGGCCTGAAGCCGCACGTCATGTACGAGCTGGTGATCAAGGCGGGCAACCATCTCGGTGCGTCGGTCCTCTCGGAACCGCTGCGGTTCACGCTCGGCGACCAGCACATCACCAGCGCGTCGCACGGCACGAACGCGGGCGTGGTGAGCGGCATCGTGGCCGGCCTGCTCGCGATTGTGCTCGCGATTGCCGCCCTCTTCGTCGTGAAGCGGGGCAAGTTCGGGCCGAAGCAGGCGAACGGGGGCGTCGCGTTCGAGAACCCGAGCTATCTGCGCGAGATGAACGTCGAGCATGTGCAG ATTCCAGCCGTGTCCGGGCCGGGCGTCGGCAATGGGGCCGACTGGCGGCAGGAATCGCTGCACGCGGCAGCGAACGGTACCGCCACGACCGGGCTGAACCACGACAACGCGGTCGTCCCGATGGCGACCGAGGTGAACCCGTCGCTGTACGAGGAGCTGAAGCTCGGCCACGATCGGGCCGGGTTCAAGCGGCTGGTGTCCTAG